The sequence GGACTCGCGCCCGGTCCACGTCGCGTGGCTGGCGCGCACGGCCGAGCGCCACCTCGACGACCTGAACCTCGCCGAGCGCCTCTACCGCCACCTCCTGCGCGTCGCCGAGCGGCGCCTGCCGGGCGACGCGGTCTGGTCGGCCTATCTCTTCGGCGACACGGCCCGCCTCGAGCGCTACGTCGCCGACCCGACCCTGTCGCTCGACAGCCGGCGGCGGGCGCTCGGCTACGTCGCGTCACTGCGCGGGCGGAAGGACGCGTCCGTCGAGGGGCTCTATCGCGGCCTGCTGCGCGACTTCCCGGACAGCTGGCCGCTCACGGAGGACCTGGTCGGGTATCTCGAGTGGCGCGAGCAGTACGCGCGGGCGCGTGCGGCCGCCGAGGCGTGGCTCGCACGCGACGTCCCGCAGGCCGGCCTGGAGGGGGTCTCCGCCGAGACCGCGATCGCCCGCGCCTACTACGAGGAAGGCAGGTACGCCGAGGCGTGGGAGGCCATCAAGCCGGCGCTCCCGAGCTGGCAGAGCGGCGCGCTCGTGCGCGCCGCGCTCATCCGCGATCGCCTGGGTGACCCCCGGCACGCGGAGGCCCTCTTCCTCCTCGACATGGACCGCTACCCGGACCTGCTCTGGACGCGGACGCTGTACGTGCGGTTCCTGTGGGAGCACGGGCGCTACAAGGACGCGGCCGACACGTTGCGCGCCTTCAAGGGCCCGCTCGAGCCGCAGGCCTGGCTCGACGACATCCGCGTGCGCTTCCACGAGGCCTTCGAGAAGGCCCCCGACGAGGAGGCCCTGCAGGCGTTCGAGGCGCTCGTGAAGGGCGGGCTCCCGAGGCGCGGCCTCGGCTACCTCTGGGATCCCTTCGAGCTCCAGGGACGCCGCGAGCTCGCCTTCCGCATGAGCTCGAGCCTGACCGAGCGCAGCGTGATGGGCGTCGAGTTCCAGACCGCGAGCTATCAGATCCTGAAGCGGTGGAAGGGCGAGGCGGAGGCGCTCGCCTGGCTCCGCGCCCGCCTGCCCAGGGGGCTCCAGAACCAGGCCAGCATGGTGTTCTTCGATCGCGGCGAGGACGGCCTCCTCTGGGACGCGATCGAGCGCCCCGAGGACGGCGAGGGACCCGAGTGGGTGTGGCTGGTGCGCGCGCTCGCCGCGCTGCGCCGCGGCCCGACCGACCGCGCCCGCCGCGAGGCCCTCACCCGCTACTTCGGCACGCCGCGGCCCGACGGGGCCGACGTGCTCGGCAACTTCCTGCTCGGGAAGGCATCGGAGCGGGACGTCTGGCAGCGCGCCACCGACGCCCGCACGCGCGCCCAGGGCGCGTACGCGGTCGGGCTGAGACGCCTCTGCGAGGGGCGCTACCGCGAGGCCTCGGACTGGTTCCGCGTCACACAGGAGCTGGGGCCCGAGCAGGTGGGCGAGTACCGCTGGGCGACGAGCCAGCTGCGCGGGTGGCGCGCGCAGCAGAAGAGCCTCGACCGCATCGCGCCCCGCTGCGGCACGCCGCCGCGCGTCGGCGGAGGACGGACGCCGCGCGCTCGCCTTGCGGTCGGGGCGCGAGTCTCCTAGCCTCCGGCGCGATGGCGCGTCCGCGGGTCCGTGGGGGCGGCGGTCTCGCCGCCGTCGCCTACGTGCTGCGCAAGGGCCGCGAGGCGGGTGGCCTCGTCCGCCTCTACCGCCGGCTCCGCTCGCGCAACGCCTGCAAGACGTGCGCGCTCGGCATGGGCGGGCAGCAGGGCGGGATGGTGAACGAGGCGGGCCACTTCCCCGAGGTGTGCAAGAAGGCGGTGCAGGCGCAGGCGGGCGACATGGCCGCGCCGATCGCCGAGCAGTACTTCCGCTCGACGCCCATCGCGGCCGTGGAGCGGCTCACGTCGGCCGAGCTCGAGCGCCTCGGGCGTCTCGCCTTCCCGCTCGTCGCCACCGACGGCGACCCGCGCTTCCGCCGCATCTCGTGGGCAGAGGCGCTCGACCGGGCCGGCGCGGCGCTCCGCGGGGCGCCTCCCGACCAGGTCTTCTTCTACTCCTCGGGGCGCGCGAGCAACGAGGCGGCGTTCCTGATGCAGCTCGTGGCGCGCGCCTACGGCACGGCCAACATCCACAACTGCTCCTTCTACTGCCACAGCGCGTCCAGCGTCGCGCTCGCCCAGGTCTACGGCTCGGGCACGGCGTCGATCACGCTCGAGGACCTGACGCAGGCCGACCTGGTGCTCGTCGCCGGCGCCAACCCGGCGAGCAACCACCCGCGTCTCGTGAGCCAGCTGGTCCAGCTCCGCCGCCGCGGCGGGAAGGTGATCGTCGTGAACCCGCTGCGCGAGCTGGGGCTCGTCCGCTTCCGCGTGCCCTCCGACTGGCGCAGCATGCTCTTCGGCTCGACGGTCTCGGACCTCTACCTCCAGCCGCACGTGGGCGCCGACGTGGCGCTCTTCAAGGCCCTGCTCAAGGGCGTGGTCGAGGTGGGCGCCGCCGACCGCGCGTTCATCGCCGAGCACACGAGCGGCTGGGAGGCGGTCGCGGCAGACCTGGCGGCGTCGTCGTGGGACGAGCTCGCCCGGCGCTCGGGCGTGGCGCGCGCGGAGATCGACCGGGCGGTCGCGTTGCTCGCCGCCGCCCGGCGCGGCGTGTTCTGCTGGGCGATGGGGCTCACGCACCACGCGCACGGCGTCGACAACGTCCTCGCGCTCGCCAACCTCGCGCTGGCGCGCGGCTGGCTCGGGCGGCCGGGGTGCGGGCTGCTGCCCATCCGCGGGCACTCGAACGTGCAGGGGGTGGGGTCGTGCGGCATGACGCCGAGCCTGAAGCAGGCGTTCGCGGCCCGGCTGGAGGAGCTGTACGGCATCCGGGTGGTGCCCGGCGCCGGCCAGGACACGTACTCCTCGATGGTCGCCGCCGCCGAGGGGCGCATCCAGGCCTGCGTGCTCCTTGGCGGGAACCTCTTCGCGAGCAACCCCGACCGCGCCTGGACCGCCGCAGCGCTGCGCAGGGTCCCGACCAGCATCGCGATCACCACCAAGCTGAACGAGTGCCACGTCCACGGCCGCGGCCGGACCGCGATCATCCTGCCCGTCCTCGCGCGCGACGAGGAGGCGCAGGCGACGACGCAGGAGTCGATGTTCAACTTCGTGCGCCTCTCCGAGGGCGGCACGCCCGCCGTCGCGGGCGAGATGCGCTCCGAGGTCGAGGTGATCGCGTCCCTCGCCGAGCTGATCCTCCCTTCCGGCCGCTTCGACTGGTCGGCGCTTCGCAGCCATCGACGGCTCCGGGAGGAGATGGCGAAGGTCGTGCCCGGCTTCGGCGCCCTCGCCCGCATCGACGAGACGCGGCGCGAGTTCACGATCGCCGGCCGGACCTTCCACGAGGCGCGCTTCGCGACGCCGGACGGGCGAGCCCGCTTCCACCCCACGCCGCTCCCCGACTTCGTCCCGGCGGCCGGCGAGTTCCGCCTGACGACGCTGCGCTCCGAGGGCCAGTTCAACACCGTCGTCTACGAGGAGGAGGACGTCTATCGCGGCAACCGCCGGCGCGACGTGGTCATGATGGCGGCGGCGGACGC is a genomic window of Deltaproteobacteria bacterium containing:
- a CDS encoding FdhF/YdeP family oxidoreductase translates to MARPRVRGGGGLAAVAYVLRKGREAGGLVRLYRRLRSRNACKTCALGMGGQQGGMVNEAGHFPEVCKKAVQAQAGDMAAPIAEQYFRSTPIAAVERLTSAELERLGRLAFPLVATDGDPRFRRISWAEALDRAGAALRGAPPDQVFFYSSGRASNEAAFLMQLVARAYGTANIHNCSFYCHSASSVALAQVYGSGTASITLEDLTQADLVLVAGANPASNHPRLVSQLVQLRRRGGKVIVVNPLRELGLVRFRVPSDWRSMLFGSTVSDLYLQPHVGADVALFKALLKGVVEVGAADRAFIAEHTSGWEAVAADLAASSWDELARRSGVARAEIDRAVALLAAARRGVFCWAMGLTHHAHGVDNVLALANLALARGWLGRPGCGLLPIRGHSNVQGVGSCGMTPSLKQAFAARLEELYGIRVVPGAGQDTYSSMVAAAEGRIQACVLLGGNLFASNPDRAWTAAALRRVPTSIAITTKLNECHVHGRGRTAIILPVLARDEEAQATTQESMFNFVRLSEGGTPAVAGEMRSEVEVIASLAELILPSGRFDWSALRSHRRLREEMAKVVPGFGALARIDETRREFTIAGRTFHEARFATPDGRARFHPTPLPDFVPAAGEFRLTTLRSEGQFNTVVYEEEDVYRGNRRRDVVMMAAADAARLGVTEGDRVVVVTDVGQLEAAVALVDIRPGNLAMYYPEANALVPRRLDGRSKTPAFKSVAARLRRAVASVALAS